The proteins below are encoded in one region of Ricinus communis isolate WT05 ecotype wild-type chromosome 6, ASM1957865v1, whole genome shotgun sequence:
- the LOC8272233 gene encoding 60S ribosomal protein L23a, producing the protein MAPKGDAAKKTDAKSQAVKAAKAVKSGTTFKKAKKIRTKVTFHRPKTLKKDRNPKYPRISATPRNKLDQYQILKYPLTTESAMKKIEDNNTLVFIVDLRADKKKIKDAVKKMYDIQTKKVNTLIRPDGTKKAYVRLTPDYDALDVANKIGII; encoded by the exons GTGATGCTGCCAAGAAAACTGATGCCAAGTCACAGGCTGTGAAGGCTGCAAAGGCTGTGAAATCAGGTACAACATTTAAGAAAGCTAAGAAGATCAGGACAAAGGTCACATTTCACCGGCCCAAGACATTGAAGAAAGATAGAAACCCAAAATATCCACGCATCAGTGCAACCCCAAGAAACAAGTTGGACCAGTATCAAATTCTGAAGTATCCACTGACCACTGAATCTGCTATGAAGAAGATTGAGGATAACAACACCCTCGTTTTCATAGTTGACCTTCGGGctgacaaaaagaaaattaaagatgcagTTAAGAAGATGTACGACATTCAGACCAAGAAAGTGAATACTTTGATCAG GCCTGATGGAACTAAGAAGGCATATGTTAGGTTGACTCCAGACTATGACGCCTTGGATGTGGCGAACAAGATTGGTATCATATAA